In a genomic window of Halobiforma lacisalsi AJ5:
- a CDS encoding OsmC family protein, whose protein sequence is MADDDLTTYELIGERHSPKRTRIDTGDAEFVVGKDVNPVEYFLGAILGCLNSTGTMVARDMGIEIDDLTATIEGDVDYDSYRGEETDARPGLQGLTVSVAIESDADEDRLEEWLAAVERRCPVTDNVVNETGLSIDVESA, encoded by the coding sequence ATGGCGGACGACGACCTCACCACCTACGAACTGATCGGCGAGCGACACAGCCCGAAACGTACGCGGATCGACACCGGCGACGCCGAGTTCGTCGTCGGCAAGGACGTCAATCCCGTCGAGTACTTCCTGGGAGCGATCCTCGGCTGTCTGAACTCGACCGGGACGATGGTTGCCCGCGACATGGGCATCGAGATCGACGACCTGACGGCGACGATCGAAGGCGACGTCGATTACGACAGTTACCGAGGCGAGGAGACGGACGCCCGTCCCGGCCTCCAGGGGCTTACGGTCTCGGTCGCGATCGAATCGGACGCGGACGAGGATCGGCTCGAGGAGTGGCTCGCCGCCGTCGAACGGCGGTGTCCGGTCACCGACAACGTCGTCAACGAGACTGGCCTGTCGATCGACGTCGAATCGGCGTAA
- a CDS encoding NAD(P)/FAD-dependent oxidoreductase, producing the protein MESTPSVVVVGGGLAGLVAARHLAGGGTDVTLLEREETVGGRVRTIERDGYRFDRGFQVLFTGYPAAKRELDLEALDLRRFAPGATIARPNHRSTLADPLRSPGALPATLFNRDVSLGDKLRVARLTLSLRGTDPDDLFEREDGDESDESIAEYLRRRGFSERFLENFVGPFYGGITLDRSLSTSSRVFEYTFRTLASGETVVPAAGMEAIPSQLADRAVGEGATIHTGVEVGSVGTDDSGVTVATDDGDYRADAVVVAADPPSARDLTGVAAIPTAGRACVTQYYSLPGRTELETGKRLLLNAVDDDGPNHVVPHSEVAPEYAPDDRTLVSATYLGEREERDDELADRTLEALRSWYPERAFDDLEVVHTARVPFAQFDQPPGFREGLPGPRDPEGSVYLAGDYTRWSSIQGAMESGRRAAGAVLEDLSG; encoded by the coding sequence ATGGAGTCGACCCCGAGCGTCGTCGTCGTCGGTGGCGGACTGGCCGGACTCGTCGCGGCGCGGCACCTCGCTGGCGGCGGAACCGACGTAACGCTACTCGAGCGCGAGGAGACGGTCGGCGGTCGCGTCCGCACGATCGAGCGCGACGGCTACCGGTTCGATCGCGGCTTCCAGGTACTGTTCACCGGCTATCCCGCCGCGAAGCGGGAACTCGACCTCGAGGCGCTGGACCTGCGCCGGTTCGCGCCGGGGGCCACGATCGCCCGGCCGAACCACCGGTCGACGCTGGCCGACCCGCTTCGTAGCCCGGGCGCGTTACCGGCGACGCTGTTCAACCGGGACGTCTCGCTGGGCGACAAGCTTCGGGTCGCCAGACTCACCCTGTCGCTGCGGGGGACCGACCCCGACGACCTCTTCGAGCGCGAGGACGGCGACGAGAGCGACGAGTCGATCGCGGAGTACCTGCGGCGCCGCGGCTTCTCCGAGCGGTTCCTCGAGAACTTCGTCGGGCCCTTCTACGGCGGGATCACCCTCGACCGGTCGCTGTCGACCTCGAGTCGGGTCTTCGAGTACACCTTCCGGACGCTCGCGTCGGGCGAGACGGTCGTCCCTGCGGCCGGGATGGAGGCGATCCCGTCCCAGTTGGCAGACCGTGCGGTGGGCGAGGGAGCGACGATCCATACCGGCGTCGAGGTGGGTTCGGTGGGCACCGACGATTCCGGCGTGACGGTCGCGACCGACGACGGCGACTACCGGGCCGACGCGGTCGTCGTCGCGGCCGACCCGCCGAGCGCACGCGACCTGACCGGCGTCGCGGCGATCCCGACCGCGGGCCGGGCCTGCGTCACCCAGTACTACTCGCTTCCCGGCCGGACGGAACTCGAGACGGGAAAGCGCCTCCTGTTGAACGCGGTCGACGACGACGGGCCGAACCACGTCGTCCCCCACAGCGAGGTCGCGCCGGAGTACGCGCCCGACGACCGGACGCTCGTCAGCGCGACCTACCTCGGCGAGCGCGAGGAGCGCGACGACGAACTCGCCGATCGCACCCTGGAGGCGCTTCGGTCGTGGTACCCCGAACGCGCGTTCGACGACCTCGAGGTCGTACACACGGCGCGGGTGCCGTTCGCACAGTTCGACCAGCCGCCGGGGTTCCGCGAGGGACTGCCGGGGCCCCGTGATCCGGAGGGATCGGTATACCTGGCTGGCGACTACACCCGCTGGTCGTCGATCCAGGGAGCGATGGAGAGCGGCCGGCGGGCGGCCGGGGCCGTCCTCGAGGACCTGTCCGGATAA
- a CDS encoding EamA family transporter yields the protein MVDVSIVLALGALVLFGGWAVAAGVATRSLTPVNAVFLSYVASIAVAGGYVFAARRPIVGARTDVAFALLSGVFLAAGTISFYAGLTRGNIAIVSAIAALYFVVPAIVGVLYFDASLAPTNVVGLVLAVIAVVLVAS from the coding sequence ATGGTCGACGTCTCGATCGTCCTCGCGCTGGGCGCGCTGGTCCTGTTCGGTGGCTGGGCGGTAGCTGCAGGCGTCGCGACCAGATCGCTCACCCCGGTCAACGCCGTGTTTCTCTCGTACGTGGCGAGTATCGCCGTCGCGGGCGGGTACGTGTTCGCCGCGCGGCGACCGATCGTCGGCGCACGCACCGATGTCGCGTTCGCGCTGCTGTCGGGGGTCTTCCTCGCGGCCGGAACGATCAGCTTCTACGCCGGTCTCACCCGCGGGAACATAGCGATCGTCTCGGCGATCGCAGCCCTCTACTTCGTCGTCCCGGCGATCGTCGGCGTCCTCTACTTCGACGCCTCGCTCGCGCCGACGAACGTCGTCGGGCTGGTGCTGGCAGTGATCGCGGTCGTGCTCGTCGCATCCTGA
- a CDS encoding metallophosphoesterase — protein MTDDAPDVDVPFVPLERAAYVPDADALVLADLHLGRAAASNVDAPIDDGTDVRERLAALLERTEPATVVVAGDLLHSFDRLPRGVERDVAALESAVDDAGADLVVTAGNHDTMLAEAFDGETTPTYRLADGETAVCHGHEPPDGDAARYVVGHDHPALSVDGRKLPCFLYGPDVYEGADVLVLPAFTRLAGGATVNGMRSRDFQSPLVTDADAFHPAVRDEELEETLWFPSLGECRHLL, from the coding sequence GTGACCGACGACGCACCCGACGTCGACGTTCCGTTCGTCCCGCTCGAGCGGGCCGCCTACGTCCCCGACGCGGACGCGCTGGTTCTGGCCGACCTCCACCTCGGGCGTGCCGCCGCCTCGAACGTCGACGCCCCCATCGACGACGGGACCGACGTTCGGGAGCGGCTCGCGGCTCTCCTCGAGCGTACCGAGCCAGCGACGGTCGTCGTCGCCGGCGACCTGTTGCACTCGTTCGATCGGCTCCCCCGCGGCGTCGAACGGGACGTCGCGGCCCTCGAGTCGGCCGTCGACGACGCCGGCGCAGATCTGGTCGTGACGGCGGGGAACCACGACACGATGCTCGCGGAGGCGTTCGACGGCGAGACGACCCCGACCTACCGGCTGGCGGACGGCGAGACGGCCGTCTGTCACGGTCACGAACCACCCGACGGGGACGCCGCCCGCTACGTCGTCGGCCACGACCACCCGGCGCTGTCGGTCGACGGGCGGAAGCTCCCCTGTTTCCTCTACGGGCCGGACGTCTACGAGGGTGCGGACGTACTCGTGTTGCCGGCATTTACCCGACTCGCCGGCGGCGCAACGGTCAACGGTATGCGCAGTCGGGATTTCCAGTCGCCGCTGGTGACCGACGCCGACGCCTTCCACCCGGCGGTGCGGGACGAGGAACTCGAGGAGACGCTGTGGTTCCCCTCGCTGGGGGAATGTCGGCACCTGCTGTGA
- the artA gene encoding archaeosortase A, with amino-acid sequence MPSALAATALESSSVVGPDVVALAPATLAGVGVGLTDALAWISIGAFMIALLCQWRGATDPARRIGAVAWLLFGIFWLTMVPYYYYEMQSPLQTVLSLAALPLCAYTGYLLVGGRESLLILTKAVAFMGLIYLPAETIPVFRTWLIETTAAQTHYGMELLGYSPGLSEGAYGYESRFDFDPDETVTGRTTYIILACTGIGSMAIFGGLVAAVSAPLKRKATAFAAAIGIIWFLNLARNVFIGLASPWGWFQQDWLVSFMTTYMGAEASRVSFLVAHNYIAQSLSVIALVGITYLVVRIVPEVLAPLEEVLYILSGSEYDLFEALGKEEYRPEGEGVDTGPTAD; translated from the coding sequence ATGCCGTCCGCTCTCGCCGCGACCGCGCTCGAGTCGAGTTCGGTCGTCGGTCCCGACGTGGTCGCGCTCGCACCCGCGACGCTTGCCGGCGTTGGCGTAGGTCTGACGGACGCGCTCGCCTGGATCTCGATCGGCGCGTTCATGATCGCGCTGCTGTGCCAGTGGCGGGGAGCGACCGACCCCGCGCGTCGGATCGGCGCCGTCGCCTGGCTGCTGTTCGGGATCTTCTGGCTGACGATGGTCCCGTACTACTACTACGAGATGCAAAGCCCCCTCCAGACGGTACTGTCGCTGGCCGCCCTCCCACTGTGTGCGTACACGGGCTACCTCCTCGTCGGCGGGCGGGAATCGCTGCTGATACTGACGAAGGCAGTCGCGTTCATGGGGCTGATCTACCTGCCCGCCGAGACGATCCCCGTCTTTCGCACGTGGCTGATCGAGACGACCGCGGCCCAGACCCACTACGGGATGGAACTGCTCGGCTACAGTCCGGGGCTCTCCGAGGGCGCGTACGGCTACGAGAGTCGCTTCGACTTCGATCCGGACGAAACGGTCACCGGGCGAACGACCTACATCATCCTCGCCTGTACCGGCATCGGGAGCATGGCGATCTTCGGCGGACTGGTCGCCGCGGTCTCCGCGCCGCTCAAGCGGAAGGCGACCGCCTTCGCGGCGGCGATCGGGATCATCTGGTTCCTCAACCTCGCGCGCAACGTCTTCATCGGGCTGGCGTCGCCGTGGGGCTGGTTCCAGCAGGACTGGCTCGTCTCGTTCATGACGACCTACATGGGTGCGGAGGCGAGTCGGGTCTCGTTCCTCGTCGCTCACAACTACATCGCCCAGTCGCTGTCCGTGATCGCGCTGGTCGGGATCACCTACCTCGTCGTCAGGATCGTTCCCGAAGTGCTCGCGCCGCTCGAGGAGGTCCTCTATATCCTCTCGGGCAGCGAGTACGACCTCTTCGAGGCCCTCGGGAAAGAGGAGTACCGGCCCGAAGGCGAAGGGGTCGACACCGGACCGACCGCCGACTGA
- a CDS encoding DUF7124 domain-containing protein, producing the protein MNGDTDMTLAFELEALKELASPENVFEDARGWTEYIGVVSEKPTYVVTNFTRKNRIRQDFFSGPRGKAESLEGVKDQFETERYVYIGVDDEDERLADEVDWEYLDVEEAAEAADWIMATRIDESEADDEPVRDDWP; encoded by the coding sequence ATGAACGGCGACACGGACATGACTCTGGCGTTCGAACTCGAGGCGCTGAAGGAGCTCGCCTCGCCCGAGAACGTCTTCGAAGACGCCAGAGGGTGGACCGAGTACATCGGCGTCGTCTCCGAGAAACCGACCTACGTCGTGACGAACTTCACGCGGAAGAACCGCATCCGCCAGGACTTCTTCTCCGGCCCCCGCGGCAAAGCCGAGAGCCTCGAGGGCGTCAAAGACCAGTTCGAGACCGAACGCTACGTCTACATCGGCGTCGACGACGAGGACGAACGCCTCGCCGACGAGGTCGACTGGGAGTATCTAGACGTCGAGGAGGCCGCCGAGGCTGCCGACTGGATCATGGCAACCCGTATCGACGAGAGCGAGGCGGATGACGAACCGGTCCGGGACGACTGGCCCTGA
- a CDS encoding phosphorylase family protein, translating to MTDELELPEPEPLESATDRPLSPSVLVLPAVAEPPIDERRPWLERRADRLERAISVPGSATPVYLTTDGVAITTTGIGKSDAATTVAALFATPLLDLSSAYVVSAGIAGGAPDRIALGSVVLADAVVDWDRKHRWDRGEETEGETPPIERLAYRPRDYVHRLEPTLVETALDAAREVDLGDDPDVLAYQRRYPDAPDGGPTVDRGTTLCGDEFWHGPRYAREAAWLCERYGVDPYVTTQMEDAATATALERFDAGKRYLSVRAVSNYDRPAPGESVAESFDGTEATLALAIENAERVGSAVVSELLEVDPLGIR from the coding sequence ATGACCGACGAACTCGAGTTGCCCGAACCGGAACCCCTCGAGTCCGCCACGGACCGGCCGCTGTCCCCGTCAGTGCTGGTCCTGCCGGCCGTCGCCGAGCCGCCGATCGACGAGCGTCGGCCGTGGCTCGAGCGCCGGGCTGACCGACTCGAGCGGGCGATATCGGTTCCGGGGTCCGCGACGCCGGTGTACCTCACGACCGACGGGGTCGCGATCACGACGACCGGGATCGGCAAGAGCGACGCGGCGACGACGGTCGCCGCCCTCTTCGCGACGCCGCTACTCGATCTCTCCTCGGCGTACGTCGTCTCGGCCGGGATCGCCGGCGGCGCGCCGGACCGCATCGCACTCGGTTCCGTCGTCCTCGCCGACGCGGTCGTCGACTGGGACCGGAAACACCGGTGGGATCGGGGCGAGGAAACGGAAGGCGAGACGCCACCCATCGAACGCCTGGCGTATCGACCCCGCGACTACGTCCACCGTCTCGAGCCGACACTCGTCGAGACGGCACTGGACGCGGCCCGCGAGGTCGACCTGGGCGACGATCCGGACGTGCTCGCCTACCAGCGGCGGTACCCCGACGCACCGGACGGCGGGCCGACCGTCGACCGCGGGACGACCCTCTGTGGCGACGAGTTCTGGCACGGCCCCCGGTACGCCCGCGAGGCCGCATGGCTCTGCGAGCGCTACGGCGTTGACCCCTACGTAACGACCCAGATGGAAGACGCCGCGACGGCGACTGCCCTCGAGCGGTTCGACGCCGGCAAGCGGTACCTGTCGGTTCGTGCGGTGTCGAACTACGATCGGCCGGCCCCCGGCGAGTCGGTCGCGGAGAGCTTCGACGGGACGGAGGCGACGCTCGCGCTCGCGATCGAAAACGCCGAACGCGTCGGCTCTGCGGTGGTGTCGGAACTGCTCGAGGTCGATCCGCTCGGGATCCGATGA
- a CDS encoding DUF7577 domain-containing protein has translation MSPVESLYWYPTALALQIVLVYAFYRYARTGTRLAGGDSSADTDDPGDGVDREAGVVHCPDCGTENERGYAYCRNCVGELPDAAAWRSSEFAPRQRRIP, from the coding sequence ATGTCCCCAGTAGAGTCCCTCTACTGGTACCCGACGGCACTTGCGCTCCAGATCGTGCTCGTCTACGCCTTTTATCGGTACGCCCGCACCGGGACGCGGCTCGCCGGGGGTGACTCGAGCGCGGACACGGATGACCCCGGAGACGGCGTCGACCGCGAGGCTGGCGTCGTCCACTGTCCCGACTGCGGGACGGAAAACGAACGCGGCTACGCGTACTGTCGCAACTGCGTCGGCGAACTCCCCGACGCGGCCGCGTGGCGCTCGAGCGAGTTCGCGCCGCGACAGCGGAGGATTCCCTGA
- a CDS encoding HAD family hydrolase has translation MAVYDAICFDLDDTLCESTQDDAVLLESAFDRTGVPKFCTPADLRAAIPSLPTADTDREFFEHLFAEVVSRSDVHFGARSTVASRLTDAYLELRDPTAVRFRPGAEAALEYARNRASVALITNGGRTTQTRKLRTLGIEDAFDVRVFTEPSAGIHPKPNAEPFERALAGVGATPEGAIHVGDSPHADVAGANAMGIDSALLDVGRDRPSDHRPTYELPSLEALERIV, from the coding sequence ATGGCCGTCTACGACGCGATCTGTTTCGACCTCGATGATACCCTCTGTGAATCCACGCAGGACGACGCGGTGTTGCTCGAGTCGGCGTTCGATCGGACGGGGGTCCCGAAGTTCTGTACGCCCGCGGACCTGCGGGCCGCGATCCCGTCGCTGCCGACGGCCGACACCGATCGGGAGTTCTTCGAGCACCTGTTCGCCGAGGTCGTGAGCCGGAGCGACGTCCACTTCGGCGCTCGCAGTACGGTCGCGTCCCGACTCACGGACGCGTATCTCGAGCTTCGGGATCCCACCGCCGTCCGCTTCCGACCGGGAGCCGAAGCCGCGCTCGAGTACGCCCGGAACCGGGCCAGCGTCGCACTCATCACCAACGGCGGTCGAACGACACAGACGCGAAAGCTGCGAACGCTCGGGATCGAAGACGCCTTCGACGTTCGGGTGTTCACGGAGCCGAGCGCGGGGATCCATCCGAAGCCGAACGCCGAACCGTTCGAGCGCGCCCTCGCCGGAGTCGGGGCGACGCCCGAGGGAGCGATCCACGTGGGCGATTCGCCCCACGCGGACGTCGCAGGCGCGAACGCGATGGGGATCGACTCTGCGTTGCTCGACGTCGGCCGCGATCGGCCGTCCGACCATCGGCCGACGTACGAACTGCCGTCGCTCGAGGCGTTAGAGCGGATCGTCTGA
- a CDS encoding HFX_2341 family transcriptional regulator domain-containing protein, with protein sequence MDVLKRVHVVPVGYEYDRILEPIREQRADLVYLLEGGGGDGSGGGGEGKTEGDHDGNGADESDGSDVPTADTQLSSPSADYHDELRAELEGIVPEVRTRRCDLADVYAVLGAVTTIASNHAEDSVYVNVSSAGTIAAIGATIACMDVSTDAQAYYVEPSTYAHDGTSEPASFGIEATEPIPSYPIESPTPDQVAIMEFLREPSAWDGYSDARTAPPKKKDLIEYARDRELSFMADRQPPDDRDGEDKGAFRVLDTHVLEPLVADGYVTVESVGRRRVVELTEQGENAYRAFKHKLEDDGRMGTDPVVE encoded by the coding sequence ATGGACGTCCTGAAGCGAGTCCACGTGGTTCCCGTCGGCTACGAGTACGATCGCATCCTCGAGCCGATTCGCGAGCAGCGGGCGGACCTCGTCTATCTCCTCGAGGGAGGGGGTGGGGATGGGAGTGGGGGTGGGGGAGAGGGCAAAACCGAGGGCGACCACGACGGTAACGGCGCGGACGAAAGCGACGGATCCGACGTTCCCACCGCCGACACCCAGCTCTCGAGCCCCTCGGCCGACTATCACGACGAACTCCGGGCCGAACTCGAGGGGATCGTCCCCGAGGTCCGGACCCGTCGGTGTGACCTGGCGGACGTCTACGCCGTCCTCGGGGCGGTGACGACCATCGCGTCGAACCACGCCGAGGATAGCGTCTACGTCAACGTCTCGAGCGCAGGAACGATCGCGGCGATCGGCGCGACGATCGCGTGTATGGACGTCTCGACCGATGCCCAGGCCTACTACGTCGAGCCCTCGACGTACGCCCACGACGGGACGAGTGAACCGGCCTCGTTCGGCATCGAGGCCACCGAACCAATCCCGTCGTACCCGATCGAGTCGCCGACGCCCGACCAGGTAGCGATCATGGAATTCCTCCGAGAGCCGTCGGCCTGGGACGGCTACAGCGACGCACGGACCGCGCCGCCGAAGAAGAAAGACCTCATCGAGTACGCCAGAGACCGCGAACTCTCGTTCATGGCCGACCGGCAGCCGCCCGACGACCGGGACGGCGAGGACAAGGGCGCGTTCCGCGTGCTCGACACTCACGTCCTCGAGCCGCTCGTCGCCGACGGGTACGTCACGGTGGAGTCGGTCGGCCGCCGCCGCGTCGTCGAACTGACCGAGCAAGGCGAGAACGCCTACCGGGCGTTCAAACACAAGCTCGAGGACGACGGCAGGATGGGGACCGACCCCGTCGTGGAGTGA